The Microbacterium sp. SORGH_AS_0862 region GGAGAGGGCGTCGACGAGCTGGTCGACCGTCTCGAGGTCCAGGTTGTTGGTCGGCTCGTCGAGCAGGAGCAGCTGCGGCGGCGGGTCCGTGAGCAGCAGTCGCGCGAGGCAGAGCCGGAACCGCTCGCCGCCGGAGAGGGCGGCGACGATTCGGTCGACGGCCGCGCCCCGCAGCAGGAACCGCGCGAGACGGTTGCGCAGTTCCGCGGTCGGCATCGTCGGTGCGGCATCGGCGACGATCGACAGCACGGTCGCGTCGTCGTCCAGCCCGTCCAGGCGCTGCGGAAGGTACCCCACCCGATCCGTGAGCAGAACCGCGTGAGCAGAACGCAGCCAGGCAGGGCCGACCTGCCTGTCGCCGTCCCCGTCCGGCTCGGCTCCGGCTGATTCGTGCCCGGTTCCCCTCGCCAGTCGCTCGAGGAGAGTCGACTTACCGGCGCCGTTCGATCCGACGATCGCGATCCGCTCGGGGCCCTGCACGATCCAGGTGCGGTCGCCGTCGCCGATCTCGGCGAGACGCCTGCCCGCAGCGACCTGCGGGTCGGGCAGATCCAGATGCACGCTCTCGTCGTCGCGCACGCGCCGCTCCGCCGTATCGAGCGCGGCGCGCGCGGCGGATTCGCGATCGGCGACCATGCCGCGGAGCCTGCCCGCCGACACCTGCGCCGCGTGCTTACGGCCACCCGCGATGATCTTGGGCACGCGCTTCTCGACCTCCGCCTTGTGCGCCGTCCTGGCGCGTCGTGCGAGCGTCGTCTCCGCCTCGATCCGCTGGCGCTTCTCGCGCCGTACGGCGGATGCGGCGGCGCGCTCGGCGGCGCGTGCCGCATCCTGCTCGTTCTCGAGCTGCTCGCGCCACGCGCGGTAGCCGCCGCCGAAGCGCGTCAGACGG contains the following coding sequences:
- a CDS encoding ATP-binding cassette domain-containing protein, translated to MPALSAAVVLDGLSFSWPDGTAALTEVSGTFGTGTTGLVGRNGSGKTTLLRLIAGELQPASGHVSVDGDVAVLPQRLTLDADRPVADLLGLGEVLTALRAVEAGDVDARHFDTIGDDWDAEARAVAALDAAGLPGDALDRRIGQLSGGEAVLVATAGLRARRTAVTLLDEPTNNLDRAARARLRHLIADWPGALIVVSHDVALLDGMSETAELYGNRLTRFGGGYRAWREQLENEQDAARAAERAAASAVRREKRQRIEAETTLARRARTAHKAEVEKRVPKIIAGGRKHAAQVSAGRLRGMVADRESAARAALDTAERRVRDDESVHLDLPDPQVAAGRRLAEIGDGDRTWIVQGPERIAIVGSNGAGKSTLLERLARGTGHESAGAEPDGDGDRQVGPAWLRSAHAVLLTDRVGYLPQRLDGLDDDATVLSIVADAAPTMPTAELRNRLARFLLRGAAVDRIVAALSGGERFRLCLARLLLTDPPPQLLLLDEPTNNLDLETVDQLVDALSAYRGALIVVSHDDDFLSRLGVDTVIEIDGEGMRETEAFMGDV